From a single Gimesia fumaroli genomic region:
- a CDS encoding cyclic 2,3-diphosphoglycerate synthase — protein sequence MHSKFNCIIAGAAGRDFHDFQTFFRKHPEFHVCAFTATQIPYIDTRVFPQSLAGPDYESDIPIFPEEQLPELINQFEIDFVFLAYSDLAYDTVMHTASLVQSCGASFVLLGPNHFQLQSAKPVIAVTAVRTGAGKSPLTRWIASRLSELKLTPGVIRHPMPYGELEQQRCQRFATEVDLNAYDCTIEEREEYEPYLELGLPIFAGVDYELILRTAEQEADIILWDGGNNDFSFVRPDLLITVADALRPGHEVQYYPGESNLRMADVIVINKVATAESESLSQIKANIQRLNPTAVVVESNLEIVVQEPEKITNRRVLVVEDGPTLLHGGMKIGAGYCAANQFQAKQVIDPRAFAVGSIAKAYQQYPHMGPILPALGYSETQRAELSQTIQTSEADLIIDATPAGLSHVIQTTIPIVRVRYEFQQTAGTPLSDMIDEFIR from the coding sequence ATGCACTCGAAATTCAATTGTATTATTGCCGGTGCGGCAGGACGTGACTTTCATGATTTTCAGACATTCTTTCGCAAGCATCCTGAATTCCATGTCTGTGCTTTTACCGCCACACAAATACCGTACATTGATACGCGCGTTTTTCCGCAGTCACTGGCGGGGCCGGACTATGAATCTGACATTCCTATTTTCCCAGAAGAACAATTACCAGAACTCATTAACCAGTTTGAAATCGATTTCGTTTTTCTGGCTTACAGTGATCTCGCCTACGACACAGTGATGCATACGGCCTCGCTCGTGCAGTCATGCGGAGCCAGTTTCGTTTTACTGGGACCGAACCACTTTCAGCTGCAGTCAGCCAAACCCGTGATTGCCGTCACGGCCGTCAGAACGGGTGCCGGCAAAAGTCCTTTGACACGCTGGATTGCCAGCCGACTTTCTGAATTGAAACTGACTCCAGGCGTCATTCGACATCCAATGCCTTACGGCGAACTGGAACAACAGCGCTGCCAACGATTCGCTACCGAAGTGGATCTGAATGCATATGATTGTACGATTGAAGAACGCGAAGAATATGAACCTTATCTTGAGTTGGGGCTTCCGATCTTTGCCGGCGTCGACTACGAACTGATTCTACGCACCGCCGAACAGGAAGCAGACATCATTTTGTGGGATGGCGGCAACAATGACTTCTCATTTGTCAGGCCTGACTTACTGATTACCGTTGCCGACGCTTTGCGTCCCGGTCACGAAGTGCAGTATTACCCCGGCGAATCAAATCTGCGAATGGCGGACGTGATCGTGATCAATAAAGTGGCGACTGCGGAATCTGAAAGCCTTTCGCAAATCAAAGCAAATATCCAACGATTGAATCCAACTGCCGTCGTGGTTGAATCGAATCTTGAAATTGTTGTTCAGGAACCGGAGAAAATTACAAATCGCAGGGTACTTGTGGTTGAGGACGGCCCGACTCTCCTCCACGGAGGAATGAAGATAGGAGCCGGCTATTGCGCGGCAAATCAGTTTCAGGCAAAGCAGGTGATTGATCCGCGCGCGTTCGCTGTCGGAAGTATCGCAAAGGCATATCAACAATACCCGCATATGGGGCCGATCTTACCCGCACTCGGATACTCAGAGACGCAGCGAGCTGAGCTGAGCCAAACAATCCAGACATCCGAGGCCGATCTCATTATCGACGCCACGCCAGCCGGACTGTCTCACGTCATCCAGACAACCATTCCTATCGTCCGAGTCCGGTACGAATTCCAGCAGACCGCCGGGACACCGCTTTCAGATATGATCGATGAATTCATACGCTGA
- a CDS encoding 3-keto-disaccharide hydrolase, translated as MKHHLTFSAICIALLCNVTTYAGDKGFTPLFDGKTLDGWVQQGGKAKYEVVDDTIVGTSVPKTPNSFLCTKKMYGDFELEVDFKVDPLLNSGIQIRSNVFDDDKVLKIKDKNGKESKKKIPAGRVHGYQVEIDPSKRAWSGGIYDEGRRGWLNNLADNKAAQKAFKQNEWNHYRIVCKGDSIKTWINGVPAADLKDGLTPEGFIALQVHGVGNHPEKVGKQVSWRNIKIKELK; from the coding sequence ATGAAACATCACCTGACATTTTCTGCGATCTGCATCGCATTACTGTGTAACGTAACGACCTACGCCGGCGACAAAGGCTTCACTCCTCTGTTTGACGGCAAGACCCTCGACGGCTGGGTTCAGCAAGGCGGGAAAGCCAAATATGAAGTGGTCGATGATACGATCGTTGGCACCTCGGTCCCCAAAACCCCCAACAGCTTCCTCTGCACAAAAAAGATGTACGGTGACTTTGAACTGGAAGTCGATTTCAAAGTTGATCCATTGTTGAACTCAGGCATTCAGATTCGCAGTAATGTCTTCGATGATGACAAGGTCCTTAAAATCAAAGACAAGAATGGCAAAGAGTCAAAGAAGAAAATTCCTGCAGGTCGTGTTCACGGCTATCAGGTCGAAATCGATCCTTCCAAACGTGCCTGGTCGGGTGGGATTTACGATGAAGGCCGACGCGGCTGGTTGAACAATCTTGCTGATAACAAAGCCGCCCAGAAAGCGTTCAAGCAGAACGAGTGGAATCATTACCGGATCGTCTGCAAAGGGGATTCCATTAAGACCTGGATTAACGGCGTCCCCGCCGCTGATCTTAAAGATGGTCTGACACCGGAAGGTTTCATTGCCCTCCAGGTGCACGGCGTCGGGAACCATCCCGAAAAAGTTGGCAAGCAGGTCAGCTGGCGCAACATCAAAATTAAAGAGCTGAAATAA
- a CDS encoding Hsp20/alpha crystallin family protein, which produces MSHLPWKPIRLRNLEQQIDQAFDELIHGQWGLTGPSGVWQPDIDIYETTDNYFVEADVPGVPPEEIHVEVNQHSLSISGTRHTGCVEKSAQGVCIERRKGSFYRRFSLDQAVDPHHVKREAQSGTLILRIPKQKLKQQP; this is translated from the coding sequence ATGTCGCATTTACCCTGGAAACCCATTCGACTGCGAAATCTGGAACAGCAGATCGATCAGGCTTTTGATGAATTGATTCATGGCCAATGGGGGCTTACTGGCCCCAGCGGTGTCTGGCAGCCGGACATTGATATCTATGAAACCACAGACAATTATTTTGTGGAAGCTGATGTTCCCGGTGTGCCCCCTGAAGAGATTCACGTCGAAGTCAATCAGCATTCGCTTTCTATCTCTGGCACAAGACACACGGGATGCGTCGAAAAATCGGCACAAGGCGTCTGTATTGAGCGGCGGAAAGGAAGCTTTTACCGTCGTTTTTCACTGGACCAAGCAGTCGACCCTCACCATGTGAAACGCGAAGCACAATCGGGAACATTGATCTTGAGAATTCCCAAACAAAAACTCAAACAGCAACCCTGA
- a CDS encoding SPFH domain-containing protein, protein MNKIKILTIPITILLLLLLMAGLAFHWTIDRIYVEEGQSLQLRYKGPLIFGSRNKAEPGMWAQKGQMGVQAELRGPGRHFYCPIWWERKIVDDVVIKPGEIGEVTCKLGKNLEGADFLVDGDIGNTEYKGVLRKVLHPGRYRINPYGYTVEVKKQIDFTSGQSNKVAGWVEIPTGYVGVVTQLSDNKATGVKKGVQEEVLPPGNYPINGREQQIDIVEIGFRHSTIRVEVKRDAEGNTLVDENGEPLIADTHSGIAFPSADGFPMHIDFTGIWGLMPSQAPHAVRTFGNVDQVEKKVVLPQIESICRNNGSEYKAVQLLVGSDREVYQKTCLEQFHGVLDDKEITLLYGLVRHVYIPKQVREPIQMAFIADEMKLTREEEQTTAKEEAKLREAENKVGLATDTVDADTEKQVEEAKAGGEREAAKIHAETGKLVAAINKETEELKAQAATILGEATNEGKKMVEEAKADRFKLAVEAFGSAKAYNDWFFATNLPENIDLNFLYAGEGTLWTDMNGVSGGFGVRATIPLKPESSTVHRTSSK, encoded by the coding sequence ATGAATAAAATCAAAATATTAACCATTCCGATTACGATCTTACTGTTGTTACTGCTCATGGCAGGCCTGGCCTTTCACTGGACCATAGACCGGATCTACGTTGAAGAGGGACAGAGTTTGCAGTTGCGATACAAAGGCCCGCTGATCTTTGGAAGTCGGAACAAAGCAGAACCCGGCATGTGGGCTCAAAAAGGACAGATGGGAGTGCAGGCAGAACTACGCGGCCCCGGACGTCATTTCTACTGCCCGATCTGGTGGGAACGTAAAATTGTCGATGACGTTGTAATCAAGCCCGGAGAAATCGGCGAAGTCACCTGTAAACTGGGAAAGAACCTCGAAGGAGCTGACTTCCTCGTTGACGGTGATATCGGGAACACCGAATACAAAGGGGTGCTCCGCAAGGTGCTGCATCCCGGACGTTACCGAATTAATCCTTACGGATACACTGTCGAAGTGAAGAAACAAATCGATTTCACATCCGGTCAATCAAATAAAGTAGCAGGCTGGGTTGAGATCCCAACCGGGTACGTGGGCGTCGTCACTCAACTGTCAGATAATAAAGCCACGGGCGTTAAAAAAGGTGTTCAGGAAGAGGTGCTTCCTCCTGGAAACTATCCAATCAACGGACGTGAGCAACAAATCGATATCGTGGAAATCGGCTTCCGTCACAGTACCATACGAGTGGAAGTCAAACGTGATGCCGAGGGGAATACTCTTGTCGATGAAAACGGAGAACCTCTGATTGCTGACACGCACAGTGGAATCGCGTTTCCAAGTGCGGATGGATTTCCAATGCATATCGACTTTACCGGAATCTGGGGTTTGATGCCCAGCCAGGCCCCCCATGCAGTTCGTACATTCGGTAATGTGGACCAGGTTGAGAAAAAAGTTGTTTTGCCTCAAATTGAATCTATCTGCCGTAATAATGGATCAGAATACAAGGCGGTCCAGCTACTGGTGGGCAGTGATCGAGAGGTCTATCAGAAAACCTGCCTGGAACAGTTTCATGGTGTGCTGGACGACAAAGAGATCACGCTGTTGTACGGTCTGGTTCGCCACGTGTATATTCCCAAACAGGTACGTGAACCGATTCAGATGGCGTTCATTGCAGATGAAATGAAACTCACTCGGGAAGAAGAACAGACCACAGCCAAGGAAGAAGCCAAGCTGCGTGAAGCGGAAAATAAAGTCGGACTGGCGACCGATACCGTGGACGCAGATACCGAAAAGCAAGTGGAAGAAGCAAAGGCCGGCGGTGAACGCGAGGCTGCGAAGATTCATGCTGAAACCGGAAAGCTGGTGGCTGCGATCAACAAAGAAACGGAAGAGTTGAAAGCGCAGGCTGCCACAATTCTGGGAGAAGCCACAAACGAAGGCAAAAAAATGGTAGAAGAAGCCAAAGCCGACCGGTTTAAACTGGCCGTGGAAGCATTCGGATCAGCAAAAGCCTATAACGACTGGTTCTTTGCAACAAACCTGCCTGAAAACATCGATCTCAACTTTCTCTACGCGGGCGAAGGAACGCTGTGGACTGATATGAACGGCGTCAGTGGTGGATTCGGCGTACGGGCAACAATACCTCTAAAGCCGGAGTCAAGCACCGTGCACAGAACAAGCTCAAAGTAA
- a CDS encoding Lon protease family protein, with protein sequence MTNTTEYRELNASEVTLDLDPKSFGFKTTAELDPLTEIVGQPRALRALDLGTGIRHPNYHIYIAGLMGTGQMELVTHALRERVLDASTPPDWVYVNNFDEPDCPLAIHLPTGQGIQLRGDMETLIEQLQESLPKAFKEEDFGKEKEKLRQVYRKRGDEVFDKLLKLAEQHGMTVQQLPDGQILFIPLKDNRPMTQKEIEQLTPEEMKVLDSHQDELVEMAGRVLQEQREIQRQLSTDVREVAQRFAVHLVEPLAVELQQKYDHPKLNEWFDRLKKHIIDHLNLFRDVSDMPPQVAAMMMGEGATDPEQRFLEYHINVVVDNSHLKEPPIIVEDAPNYRNLFGTIERVVDRAGRVITNFTRIKSGSLLKANGGYLVINLMDAIIEPFVWKELKRTLKSRSLGIQVQDPFAMFTVTALQPEPIPLNVRLVALGEPLIYHLLYLHDEDFREIFRVKADFDPEMNRDTETGLIYGRLVRQLSEKEELLPFDASAIAELVCVGARLASDQKKVTSVFSHIADVAREASFWASKKKLKVVKAKYVRQAVQERVYRSDLIAEKIRGLISDGTLLIQVEGTEVSQINGLAVADLGDYAFGRPSRLTASVGVGTAGIINIERESRMSGNTFDKGMLILEGLLRNYYAGEQPLTLSASIAMEQSYGGVDGDSASIAELLCLLSALANVPLRQDLAITGSLNQWGEVQAIGGVNEKIEGFFDVCNESGLTGTQGVCIPESNAQNLVLRDDLVKAIRQKQFHVWAVSDIDQAIELFTGMKAGDISDKRSFHGRVLERLTEIATLLEQQMLTDTGRLLWTPGTPLGLPPDPRPPLPGQ encoded by the coding sequence ATGACGAACACCACGGAATACCGCGAACTGAATGCGAGCGAAGTCACTTTAGATCTTGATCCCAAATCGTTCGGTTTCAAAACAACCGCTGAATTAGATCCTTTAACTGAAATCGTCGGCCAGCCTCGTGCACTCAGGGCTCTTGATCTGGGAACGGGAATTCGACATCCCAATTACCATATCTACATCGCCGGGCTGATGGGAACAGGCCAAATGGAACTGGTGACGCACGCATTGCGTGAACGGGTTCTGGATGCATCCACTCCTCCCGACTGGGTCTATGTCAATAATTTTGATGAACCGGATTGTCCACTGGCAATCCACCTTCCCACAGGACAAGGTATCCAGCTGCGTGGAGATATGGAAACGCTGATCGAACAGCTGCAGGAATCTCTGCCGAAAGCTTTTAAAGAAGAAGACTTTGGTAAAGAAAAAGAGAAGCTCCGACAGGTCTATCGCAAGCGCGGCGACGAGGTCTTCGACAAACTCCTTAAGCTGGCAGAGCAACACGGCATGACAGTCCAGCAGCTTCCGGACGGACAAATTTTATTCATCCCGCTCAAAGATAACCGTCCCATGACGCAGAAAGAAATTGAGCAACTGACGCCTGAGGAAATGAAAGTTCTGGACAGCCACCAGGACGAACTGGTAGAAATGGCCGGTCGCGTGCTACAGGAACAACGGGAAATCCAGCGACAACTTTCGACCGACGTTCGTGAAGTGGCGCAGCGGTTCGCCGTCCATCTGGTGGAACCGCTGGCTGTGGAACTCCAGCAAAAGTACGATCACCCCAAACTCAATGAATGGTTTGACCGTCTCAAAAAACATATCATTGACCATCTGAATCTGTTCCGTGATGTCTCTGATATGCCGCCTCAAGTTGCAGCGATGATGATGGGGGAAGGAGCAACCGACCCGGAGCAGCGTTTTCTGGAATACCACATCAACGTTGTCGTGGACAACAGCCATTTGAAAGAGCCGCCGATCATTGTGGAAGACGCGCCCAATTACCGAAATCTGTTTGGAACCATCGAGCGGGTTGTGGATCGAGCCGGCCGCGTGATTACCAATTTCACACGGATTAAATCAGGCAGTCTACTGAAAGCAAATGGCGGCTATCTGGTTATCAATTTGATGGATGCGATCATTGAACCATTTGTGTGGAAAGAATTGAAACGCACACTCAAAAGTCGATCGCTCGGCATTCAGGTACAAGATCCCTTCGCCATGTTTACAGTGACCGCGCTGCAGCCCGAACCAATTCCGCTGAATGTACGACTGGTTGCGCTGGGTGAACCCTTAATCTACCATCTACTCTACCTGCACGATGAAGACTTTCGGGAAATATTTCGAGTGAAAGCCGACTTTGATCCGGAAATGAATCGAGATACCGAGACAGGCTTGATTTATGGTCGCCTGGTCCGTCAGCTTTCAGAAAAAGAAGAGCTACTCCCTTTTGACGCATCGGCAATCGCAGAGCTGGTTTGTGTTGGAGCGCGGCTGGCAAGTGATCAGAAAAAAGTAACTTCGGTCTTCAGTCATATCGCAGATGTGGCACGTGAAGCCAGTTTCTGGGCCAGCAAGAAAAAACTCAAAGTCGTGAAAGCAAAATATGTTCGCCAGGCAGTACAGGAACGCGTCTATCGTTCTGACCTGATTGCCGAAAAAATCCGTGGACTGATTTCAGATGGAACGCTGCTGATTCAGGTGGAAGGCACCGAAGTCAGCCAGATTAACGGGCTGGCTGTTGCCGACCTCGGAGATTATGCGTTTGGGCGACCTTCCCGCTTGACGGCCAGTGTGGGCGTCGGTACCGCCGGCATTATTAATATCGAACGAGAAAGCCGAATGAGCGGCAATACCTTTGACAAGGGGATGCTGATTCTTGAAGGGCTGTTACGAAATTATTATGCGGGTGAGCAACCTTTAACTCTGTCCGCCAGTATTGCAATGGAGCAAAGCTACGGCGGCGTCGATGGAGACAGTGCTTCGATCGCAGAATTGCTCTGTCTGCTCAGTGCCCTGGCGAATGTTCCACTCCGACAGGATCTGGCCATCACAGGGTCCCTCAATCAATGGGGTGAAGTGCAGGCAATTGGAGGTGTGAACGAAAAGATCGAAGGTTTCTTCGATGTTTGTAATGAATCGGGACTGACGGGAACACAGGGAGTCTGCATTCCGGAATCGAACGCACAGAATCTTGTATTACGAGACGATCTTGTCAAAGCGATTCGTCAAAAACAATTTCACGTCTGGGCGGTGTCCGATATCGATCAGGCAATCGAACTGTTCACCGGCATGAAGGCGGGGGATATATCTGACAAGCGTAGTTTTCATGGCCGCGTGCTGGAACGATTGACAGAAATCGCCACACTACTGGAGCAACAAATGCTGACCGACACAGGCCGCCTGTTGTGGACTCCCGGAACCCCCTTGGGGCTCCCTCCTGATCCCAGACCACCACTACCGGGACAATAA
- a CDS encoding arylsulfatase: MKSIITFGMLVCVLTSSMLAEEKPQAQTKRSSSESAEKESTHPNIVVFLADDQGWGDVSHNGNTNLHTPNIDSLVRDGVRFNRFYVGAVCAPTRAAFLTGRYHARTGTTGVSKGEERFNSDEYTIAQVFKKAGYATGAFGKWHNGTQYPNHPNAKGFEEFYGFTSGHWGHYFSPMLDHNGTFVKGNGYITDDLTDKAMAFIKKQVQDNKPFFTYIPYCMPHSPMQVPDQFWDRFADKKLEMHNREPGKEQPDHLRAALAMCENVDWNVGRVLKELNRLGIADNTIVIYFSDNGPNGFRWNGDMKGKKGSLDEGGVRSPFVIRWTGHLPAGHEVDKIAGAIDILPTLADLAGIPRPEPKPIDGVSLKPLIMDSASDWPDRMIFSSLRQRISVRTDQYRLSHKGELYDMTKDPGQRNDIAKQNPEVAAKLKQAVASWQKSVWPDGYSKDTRPFLIGYGGAPTTQLPARDAISHGGIKRSSRHPNCSFFYHWTNTDDSITWDAKVVEGGTYEAVLYYTCPQADVGSTVQLSFNGSNVQGKIIEAHSPPLQGEAQDRAKRSESFVKDFKPMVLGKIKLSPGTGPLTLRALEIPGSQVMDFRLLILRRVP; this comes from the coding sequence ATGAAATCTATCATTACTTTTGGCATGCTGGTTTGCGTTCTCACCAGTAGCATGTTGGCAGAGGAAAAGCCCCAAGCACAAACGAAGCGTTCCTCATCTGAATCGGCAGAAAAAGAGTCGACGCATCCCAACATTGTTGTGTTTCTGGCGGACGATCAGGGATGGGGGGATGTGAGCCACAATGGAAATACGAATTTGCATACGCCGAATATCGATTCACTGGTTCGTGATGGTGTGCGGTTTAATCGCTTTTATGTTGGCGCAGTCTGTGCTCCCACACGAGCCGCTTTTCTCACAGGACGCTACCATGCCCGCACGGGAACCACGGGAGTCTCAAAAGGGGAAGAACGCTTTAATTCGGATGAATATACGATTGCGCAAGTCTTCAAGAAAGCGGGGTACGCGACGGGCGCATTCGGGAAATGGCACAATGGAACGCAGTATCCCAACCATCCCAATGCGAAAGGGTTCGAGGAATTTTACGGTTTCACCTCCGGACACTGGGGGCATTACTTCAGTCCGATGCTCGATCATAATGGCACCTTCGTGAAGGGGAACGGTTACATCACCGACGATTTGACAGACAAGGCGATGGCATTTATTAAAAAACAGGTCCAGGACAACAAACCGTTTTTTACGTACATTCCTTATTGCATGCCTCATTCTCCTATGCAGGTCCCCGATCAGTTCTGGGATCGCTTTGCAGATAAAAAATTAGAGATGCACAATCGAGAGCCAGGGAAAGAACAGCCCGATCATCTCCGTGCCGCCCTGGCAATGTGTGAGAATGTCGACTGGAACGTCGGGCGTGTCCTGAAAGAACTCAACCGTCTGGGAATCGCAGATAATACGATCGTGATCTATTTTTCGGACAACGGCCCCAACGGATTTCGCTGGAATGGGGATATGAAAGGCAAGAAAGGCTCACTCGATGAAGGGGGAGTTCGTTCGCCATTCGTCATCCGCTGGACGGGCCATCTGCCCGCCGGTCATGAGGTCGACAAGATCGCTGGTGCAATTGATATCTTGCCTACCTTGGCCGATCTGGCAGGAATTCCACGTCCCGAGCCAAAACCCATTGATGGCGTCAGTCTCAAACCACTCATAATGGATTCAGCATCTGATTGGCCGGATCGCATGATTTTCTCAAGCTTGCGCCAGCGGATCAGTGTTCGTACCGATCAGTATCGTCTGTCACATAAAGGGGAACTTTATGATATGACGAAAGATCCCGGCCAGCGAAACGACATCGCCAAACAGAATCCAGAGGTGGCCGCAAAATTGAAGCAGGCTGTCGCAAGCTGGCAGAAGTCGGTCTGGCCGGATGGTTATTCAAAAGATACGCGACCGTTTTTAATCGGGTATGGCGGCGCACCAACCACCCAGCTGCCGGCCCGCGATGCGATTTCACACGGCGGAATCAAACGTTCCTCACGTCATCCGAACTGTTCCTTTTTTTATCATTGGACTAATACCGATGACAGCATCACCTGGGATGCGAAAGTAGTTGAAGGGGGAACGTACGAAGCAGTGCTGTACTATACCTGTCCTCAGGCAGACGTTGGTTCAACCGTTCAACTGAGTTTCAATGGCAGCAACGTTCAAGGGAAGATCATAGAGGCTCATAGCCCGCCACTTCAGGGAGAAGCGCAGGATCGGGCCAAACGGTCTGAATCGTTTGTGAAAGATTTCAAACCGATGGTGCTGGGAAAGATCAAATTATCTCCAGGAACCGGCCCATTGACCCTGCGTGCTCTGGAAATTCCAGGCAGCCAGGTCATGGATTTTCGTCTGCTGATTCTCAGGCGGGTTCCATAA
- a CDS encoding carbamate kinase, whose protein sequence is MTDRTILALGGNAFAAPGAPLTMARQFEFAKLVFESLSPLLIDDRELMISHGNGPQVGHMLIRVEEALGKAYAIPLEVCVAESEGELGYVITQTLHNVLDERGLHRPIASILTQVVVDQDDPAFVHPTKAIGPFYTAAQADEIRQRGFPLREEGERGFRRIVPSPQPREIVDVAVIESLLRASVIVVAAGGGGIPVIRHEGQMQGVEAVVDKDLTSALLGTLVDARLLLILTNVPCAYCDFNTPNQSPIGRIGISEAQRMLEEGHFGEGSMQPKVEAGIQFSSRTDCRTIICNVDNLEQALQGQSGTIIEHD, encoded by the coding sequence ATGACAGACCGAACGATCCTGGCGCTGGGAGGCAATGCGTTTGCAGCACCGGGTGCCCCCCTTACGATGGCCCGACAGTTTGAGTTTGCCAAGCTGGTTTTTGAATCACTTTCGCCGCTACTGATTGATGATCGCGAATTAATGATCTCGCATGGCAACGGACCTCAAGTCGGGCATATGCTGATTCGAGTCGAAGAAGCGCTGGGCAAAGCCTATGCGATTCCGCTCGAGGTCTGTGTTGCCGAGTCTGAAGGTGAACTGGGGTACGTGATTACCCAGACCTTACACAATGTTTTAGATGAGAGAGGCCTGCATCGCCCGATTGCTTCCATTCTGACACAAGTCGTCGTCGATCAGGACGATCCGGCGTTCGTTCACCCGACGAAAGCAATTGGCCCCTTCTACACCGCAGCCCAGGCAGATGAAATTCGTCAACGCGGATTCCCGTTGCGGGAAGAGGGCGAACGTGGATTCCGGCGAATCGTTCCTTCTCCCCAGCCACGTGAGATTGTTGACGTCGCTGTAATTGAGTCGCTGCTTCGCGCAAGTGTGATCGTTGTCGCTGCGGGCGGGGGTGGGATTCCAGTGATTCGCCATGAAGGTCAAATGCAAGGCGTCGAAGCTGTCGTGGATAAGGATCTGACTTCCGCGCTGCTGGGTACATTGGTTGATGCACGGCTTCTTTTGATTCTGACCAATGTCCCTTGTGCTTATTGCGATTTTAACACACCAAACCAAAGTCCCATCGGCAGAATCGGAATCTCTGAAGCACAGCGTATGCTTGAGGAGGGACATTTCGGTGAAGGCAGTATGCAACCGAAGGTCGAAGCCGGAATCCAGTTTTCATCCAGAACTGACTGCCGCACGATTATCTGCAATGTTGACAACCTTGAGCAGGCGTTACAGGGTCAGTCGGGAACGATCATTGAACATGACTAG
- a CDS encoding SPFH domain-containing protein, giving the protein MRDEYKMKARMLWIKFGIVGLFLAGLFFVIGGYIIYTQFRIDVPAKHFAVLTRKTGIDLTNDQEISPDATLKKAVHKGLQREVLPEGRYFYNCYHWNWEIYPMVEIPADSMGVRIRLYGEDLPPGDFMSTSEKHKGIIQEVLKPGRYAINALVIDRITKKPIGPPRYKSDYIEIIELWEPKVIPAGYKGIVTNLAGPMPKDPNKLLVEADHRGPQQTTLDEGTYYLNPYTIRINAIDTRSLRFDLSQGGVMMFPSKDGFPITLDGVIEFRVIPETAAQTYVTYNDVSNDELTSTEIADEIINKVIMPNARAFCRLRGSNTSAREFIGGETRAAFQKEFQTKITETCKEQGIEIVQALITTIKPPEAIAEPLRDRELAVQKKGQYKQETLQKDQEAVLATETALIEQKKELINAEREIIKQITLAKQEQGVALEEAERDKEVAQEELEAAKDKALAILAKTRAEAAVIGFENVADAAGWKRTVEAFGGDGSSFGRYVLYQKLAPGFKKIMTNTADSPLMRVFDNFVDEKQAVPQPALSKTSGN; this is encoded by the coding sequence ATGAGGGACGAGTATAAGATGAAAGCCAGAATGCTTTGGATCAAGTTTGGAATTGTAGGACTCTTTCTGGCGGGATTATTTTTCGTCATTGGTGGATACATCATTTACACACAGTTTCGCATTGATGTCCCCGCCAAACACTTTGCCGTTTTAACGAGAAAGACCGGGATTGACCTTACCAATGACCAGGAAATCTCGCCTGACGCCACCCTGAAAAAAGCCGTCCACAAAGGCCTGCAGCGAGAAGTCTTGCCGGAAGGACGCTACTTTTATAACTGTTACCACTGGAACTGGGAAATCTATCCGATGGTTGAAATCCCGGCCGACTCAATGGGAGTTCGTATTCGCCTGTACGGCGAAGATCTGCCCCCGGGAGATTTCATGTCAACCAGCGAAAAGCACAAGGGGATCATCCAGGAAGTTCTCAAGCCGGGTCGGTATGCCATCAACGCACTGGTGATCGACCGGATCACCAAGAAACCGATTGGTCCGCCTCGATATAAAAGTGACTATATTGAGATCATCGAACTCTGGGAGCCCAAAGTCATTCCAGCCGGTTATAAAGGTATTGTCACGAATCTGGCGGGGCCCATGCCGAAGGATCCCAACAAACTGCTGGTGGAAGCCGATCATCGAGGGCCCCAACAGACAACCCTGGATGAGGGGACGTATTACCTCAATCCCTATACCATTCGGATCAATGCTATCGACACGCGTTCGCTACGGTTTGACCTGTCACAGGGAGGGGTGATGATGTTTCCCAGTAAGGATGGTTTTCCGATTACCCTCGACGGCGTGATCGAGTTTCGTGTGATACCGGAAACGGCGGCCCAAACTTATGTGACTTACAACGATGTCTCCAACGATGAACTTACTTCAACAGAAATCGCGGATGAGATCATCAATAAGGTCATCATGCCGAATGCGCGTGCCTTCTGCCGTTTACGCGGTTCCAACACCAGCGCCCGCGAATTCATTGGTGGCGAAACCCGGGCCGCCTTCCAGAAAGAGTTTCAAACCAAAATCACTGAAACCTGTAAAGAGCAAGGCATTGAAATTGTACAAGCTTTGATTACCACGATTAAACCACCCGAAGCGATTGCCGAACCCTTACGAGATCGAGAACTTGCCGTTCAAAAGAAAGGGCAATACAAACAGGAAACATTGCAGAAAGACCAAGAAGCGGTACTCGCAACGGAAACCGCATTAATCGAACAGAAGAAAGAACTGATTAATGCGGAACGGGAGATCATTAAACAGATCACCCTGGCGAAACAGGAACAGGGAGTCGCCCTTGAAGAAGCGGAACGGGACAAAGAGGTAGCGCAGGAAGAACTCGAAGCCGCCAAAGATAAAGCCCTGGCGATTCTTGCAAAGACACGTGCGGAAGCAGCTGTGATCGGTTTTGAGAATGTTGCTGATGCCGCCGGATGGAAACGAACGGTGGAAGCCTTCGGCGGCGATGGATCCAGTTTTGGTCGTTATGTCCTCTATCAGAAGCTCGCACCGGGCTTCAAGAAGATCATGACCAATACGGCGGACTCTCCGTTGATGAGAGTGTTCGATAATTTCGTCGATGAAAAACAGGCGGTACCTCAACCTGCCCTCTCGAAAACATCTGGCAACTAA